Proteins found in one Halobaculum sp. MBLA0147 genomic segment:
- a CDS encoding HEAT repeat domain-containing protein has translation MSLYQLARDNQTEELSDRAKSSDSAAVRRRAAEMLGDVGDVDDTQVTETLADLALTDDDAEVRAMAVDALSDLGQEALEQLIARDSALDADIEPGDTDWTAIRAFADALSADRPECRMAAASALGRIGDQDGVAPLRKRLDDDDPRVRERVCYALGRIGHPQAVDALIERLDDEFERVRSAAADALGSIATGRALAALTEMLDDDNEAIRRVAASALGNAGSAEPVPDLVAALNDDHEAVRYAAVFSIIELLSTAPRDQSHTVREAIVEELEAVDDETVVDPLLEVLEEATEAGQRRNAVWFLGRVTDAEEPPTRVVDALVETLSDDDRMTAQFASTSVTELGGLYVESSLIDLLEDADEPSGARARAAYALGEVGGDRAQETLDRMTDEDVEPEVRKRAFSALSKLGGIR, from the coding sequence ATGTCACTGTACCAACTCGCCAGAGACAACCAGACGGAGGAACTGTCCGACCGCGCCAAGTCCAGCGACAGTGCCGCCGTCCGGCGCCGCGCCGCGGAGATGCTCGGCGACGTTGGCGACGTCGACGACACGCAGGTGACGGAGACGCTGGCGGACCTGGCGTTGACCGACGACGACGCCGAGGTGCGGGCGATGGCGGTCGACGCACTCAGCGACCTCGGACAGGAGGCGCTCGAACAGCTGATCGCCCGCGACTCGGCGCTGGACGCGGACATCGAGCCCGGCGACACGGACTGGACGGCGATCCGGGCGTTCGCGGACGCGTTGAGCGCCGACCGCCCGGAGTGTCGGATGGCCGCCGCCAGCGCGTTGGGTCGGATCGGCGATCAAGACGGCGTCGCGCCGCTGCGGAAGCGACTCGACGACGATGACCCGCGGGTCCGCGAGCGGGTGTGTTACGCGCTGGGGCGGATCGGCCACCCGCAGGCGGTCGACGCCCTGATCGAGCGGCTCGACGACGAGTTCGAGCGCGTCCGCTCGGCGGCCGCCGACGCGCTGGGGAGTATCGCGACCGGACGGGCGCTGGCAGCCCTGACGGAGATGCTCGACGACGACAACGAGGCGATCCGGCGCGTCGCGGCGAGTGCGCTCGGCAACGCCGGCAGTGCGGAGCCGGTGCCGGACCTGGTGGCGGCGTTGAACGACGACCACGAGGCAGTCCGGTACGCGGCGGTGTTCTCGATCATCGAACTGTTGTCGACGGCCCCGCGCGACCAGAGTCACACGGTCCGAGAGGCGATCGTCGAAGAGCTGGAGGCAGTCGACGACGAGACCGTCGTCGACCCGCTGTTGGAGGTGTTGGAGGAGGCCACCGAGGCTGGCCAGCGTCGCAACGCCGTCTGGTTCCTCGGGCGGGTGACCGACGCCGAGGAGCCGCCGACGCGAGTCGTCGACGCGCTGGTCGAGACCCTGTCGGACGACGACCGGATGACCGCTCAGTTCGCCTCGACGAGCGTGACGGAACTCGGCGGGTTGTACGTGGAGTCGTCGCTGATCGACCTCCTGGAGGACGCCGACGAACCCAGCGGCGCGCGAGCGCGGGCGGCGTACGCCCTCGGGGAGGTCGGCGGCGACCGTGCACAGGAGACACTGGACAGGATGACCGACGAAGACGTGGAGCCGGAGGTGCGCAAACGCGCCTTCTCGGCACTCTCGAAGCTCGGAGGGATTCGATAA
- a CDS encoding CheF family chemotaxis protein, with protein MAAQDDQEEYMLADTKGRFAQAVKDGRPLNDVSWTPGRIVLSNRRLVLVGNDGKRTIPLSDVSKIGGRHDVTQEVRRVSNYVSFRLGEDVLLVATQNHEEFQTNVYQAFLDRRVIYARHPAVAGGVVQDSEWEKARLKVEADGVSVALESGDFVRLELDDIGTLDTAERTVFDEKRQVIEAEHTNDEGGSVQTYLSGEGWRMAVLKSYLGQNQERTSGAVELSESEREVLMALYSGVSSFDVPQFLDMDVERVEEIFERLIEVNVLEEVRTRREVNLKPRGRNIASEAMNEQ; from the coding sequence ATGGCAGCACAAGACGATCAAGAGGAGTACATGCTCGCGGACACCAAGGGCAGGTTCGCCCAGGCCGTCAAGGACGGCCGGCCACTCAACGACGTCTCGTGGACGCCGGGCCGGATCGTCCTCTCGAACCGACGGCTCGTGCTCGTCGGCAACGACGGCAAGCGGACGATCCCGCTGTCGGACGTCTCGAAGATCGGCGGCCGCCACGACGTGACCCAGGAGGTCAGGCGGGTGTCGAACTACGTCAGCTTCCGGCTGGGCGAAGACGTCCTGTTGGTGGCCACGCAGAACCACGAGGAGTTCCAGACGAACGTCTACCAGGCGTTCCTGGACAGACGCGTCATCTACGCCCGCCACCCGGCGGTCGCGGGTGGTGTCGTCCAGGACAGCGAGTGGGAGAAGGCCCGCCTGAAGGTGGAGGCCGACGGGGTCTCCGTCGCCTTGGAGTCGGGTGACTTCGTCCGCCTGGAGTTGGACGACATCGGGACGCTCGACACCGCCGAACGCACCGTCTTCGACGAGAAGCGGCAGGTGATCGAGGCGGAACACACCAACGACGAGGGTGGCAGCGTCCAGACGTACCTCTCCGGCGAGGGGTGGCGGATGGCGGTGCTCAAGTCGTACCTCGGCCAGAACCAGGAGCGCACCAGCGGCGCGGTCGAACTCTCCGAGTCGGAACGCGAGGTGTTGATGGCGCTGTACTCCGGCGTCTCCTCGTTCGACGTGCCGCAGTTCCTCGACATGGACGTCGAACGGGTCGAGGAGATCTTCGAACGCCTCATCGAGGTGAACGTCTTAGAGGAGGTCCGGACACGCCGCGAGGTGAACCTCAAACCCCGCGGGCGGAACATCGCCAGCGAGGCGATGAACGAGCAGTAG
- a CDS encoding acyl-CoA dehydrogenase family protein: MLDYVGLEADLTEEERLIRDSAREFVREEVRPEIATHYQEGTFPTELIPEMGEMGFYAPNLEGYGSPNVSERAYGVLMQELEACDSGLRSMASVQGALVMYPIHAFGSEAQKEEWLPQLGAGEAVGCFGLTEPDHGSNPAGMETTAERDADGFVLNGAKTWITNSPIADVAVVWARVTSAEDAPVRGFLVETDRAGVTTNEIDDKLSMRASVTGEIDLDDVRVPEENVLPGVEGMKGPLSCLTQARFGIAWGAVGAARDCFETAREYATDREQFGGPIARFQLQQDKLAEMATQITLAQLLAYRLADLKERGELRPQQVSMAKRNNVRMAREQAKVAREMLGGNGITADYSPMRHMANLETVYTYEGTHDIHTLILGEDLTGFAAFE, translated from the coding sequence ATGCTCGACTACGTGGGCCTGGAGGCGGATCTGACCGAGGAGGAGCGGCTGATCCGCGACTCGGCCCGGGAGTTCGTCCGCGAGGAGGTCCGACCGGAGATCGCGACCCACTACCAGGAGGGGACGTTCCCGACGGAGCTGATCCCCGAGATGGGTGAGATGGGATTCTACGCGCCGAACCTCGAGGGGTACGGCTCGCCGAACGTCTCCGAGCGCGCCTACGGCGTGTTGATGCAGGAGTTGGAGGCGTGTGACTCCGGGCTGCGCTCGATGGCGTCCGTCCAGGGCGCACTCGTCATGTACCCGATCCACGCCTTCGGCAGCGAGGCCCAGAAGGAGGAGTGGCTCCCGCAGTTGGGAGCCGGCGAGGCGGTGGGCTGTTTCGGGTTGACGGAGCCGGACCACGGCTCGAACCCCGCGGGGATGGAGACGACGGCGGAACGAGACGCCGACGGCTTCGTGTTGAACGGCGCGAAGACGTGGATCACGAACTCCCCAATCGCGGACGTGGCGGTCGTGTGGGCGCGGGTGACCTCGGCCGAGGACGCGCCGGTGCGCGGGTTCCTCGTCGAGACGGACCGCGCGGGCGTGACCACCAACGAGATCGACGACAAGCTGTCGATGCGGGCGTCGGTCACCGGCGAGATCGACCTCGACGACGTGCGGGTCCCCGAGGAGAACGTCCTCCCGGGCGTCGAGGGGATGAAGGGGCCGCTGTCGTGTCTCACGCAGGCGCGGTTCGGGATCGCCTGGGGGGCCGTCGGCGCCGCGCGGGACTGTTTCGAGACAGCCCGCGAGTACGCGACGGACCGCGAACAGTTCGGCGGGCCGATCGCCCGGTTCCAGCTCCAACAGGACAAGCTGGCGGAGATGGCGACGCAGATCACCCTCGCGCAGCTGTTGGCGTACCGGCTGGCGGACCTCAAGGAACGCGGCGAGTTGCGCCCCCAGCAGGTGTCGATGGCCAAGCGCAACAACGTCCGGATGGCCCGCGAGCAGGCGAAGGTGGCCCGCGAGATGCTCGGCGGTAACGGGATCACCGCCGACTACTCCCCGATGCGACACATGGCGAACCTCGAGACGGTGTACACCTACGAGGGGACCCACGACATCCACACGCTGATCCTCGGCGAGGATCTGACCGGGTTCGCGGCGTTCGAGTAG
- a CDS encoding DUF433 domain-containing protein: MSVTIPIVATEEVLGGKPRIEGTRIGVYQVGTLRRDAGWSREELAVEFDLDDDEIDAALEYYDTHSDEMAAIEASREEAVSAIRDRSRAPE; this comes from the coding sequence ATGAGCGTCACCATCCCGATCGTCGCGACGGAGGAGGTACTGGGTGGGAAACCTCGGATCGAGGGGACACGAATCGGCGTCTACCAGGTCGGCACACTCCGGCGTGACGCCGGGTGGTCGCGTGAGGAGCTCGCCGTGGAGTTCGACCTCGACGACGACGAGATCGACGCGGCACTCGAGTACTACGACACGCACTCGGACGAGATGGCGGCGATCGAGGCGTCGCGCGAGGAGGCCGTGTCGGCGATCCGGGATCGAAGCCGTGCCCCGGAGTGA
- a CDS encoding DUF5615 family PIN-like protein: MPRSELRLLCDQNVARRYVSGFRSASDFAVATVRERLDPRAADADIAADAVENGLVVFTSDDDFFRIDTRCGRIHYAQEAAPEVGTVVDAVRAVADAYDDHGLIVEHVPDGWI; this comes from the coding sequence GTGCCCCGGAGTGAACTCCGACTCCTGTGCGACCAGAACGTCGCGCGACGGTACGTCTCCGGGTTCCGTTCGGCGTCCGACTTCGCGGTCGCGACGGTTCGGGAGCGACTCGACCCGCGTGCCGCCGACGCGGACATCGCGGCGGACGCCGTCGAGAACGGACTCGTCGTGTTCACCAGTGACGACGACTTCTTCCGCATCGACACACGGTGTGGTCGGATACACTACGCACAGGAGGCCGCTCCCGAGGTGGGAACGGTCGTCGACGCCGTCCGAGCCGTCGCCGACGCGTACGACGACCACGGACTGATCGTCGAACACGTGCCAGACGGGTGGATCTGA
- a CDS encoding FAD-dependent oxidoreductase gives MSDPFVVIGGDAAGLSAASKCKRTDPDRDVLVFEKGRWVSYAHCGMPYYVKGEVDDLLSLTTLSPDEVTERGIDLRREHEVTAIDTARRTVTVDPVDGEPFEQSYGDLLVATGARAIAPIDGVDRDGVFTLHHMDSAAALRAFLEPPGAIDPETVGNGYTDTAYVQAYAEREQPATAAVVGGGYVGIETCEALAAWGLDVHLFQRGPAVLPPFGEAVSEAVATELREQGVQLHLDCEVRALVGDEGDDSALTSVAHTDGETPVDLAVVGVGVQPNAEIAADAGIETAAAGAVAVDDYGRTSVPDVYAAGDCAVAEHVVTGERTWVPLGLTANRAGRAVGATVGGDPTPTGGVAGTAAVKAFEVECGRTGLLDHEAAREAGFDPVSETVTANSRSGYYPGAADTTVTLCADRVSGRLLGGSVVGADRAAVRIDTVATALEGGLTVAELERTDLAYAPPFSPVWDPVLVAAKVLAGEVA, from the coding sequence GTGTCGGACCCCTTCGTCGTGATCGGCGGGGACGCCGCCGGTCTCAGTGCCGCCAGCAAGTGTAAGCGCACGGACCCGGACAGAGACGTGCTCGTCTTCGAGAAGGGCCGGTGGGTGTCGTACGCCCACTGCGGGATGCCCTACTACGTCAAAGGCGAGGTCGACGACCTGCTGTCGCTCACCACGCTCTCCCCCGACGAGGTGACGGAGCGCGGGATCGACCTCAGACGGGAACACGAGGTGACGGCGATCGACACGGCACGGCGAACCGTCACCGTCGACCCGGTCGACGGAGAGCCGTTCGAGCAGTCGTACGGGGACCTCCTCGTCGCCACCGGCGCGCGGGCGATCGCACCGATCGACGGCGTCGACCGCGACGGGGTGTTCACGCTCCACCACATGGACTCGGCGGCCGCGCTGCGGGCGTTCCTCGAACCACCGGGCGCGATCGACCCGGAGACGGTCGGAAACGGGTACACGGACACCGCGTACGTCCAGGCGTACGCCGAGCGCGAGCAGCCGGCGACGGCGGCCGTCGTCGGCGGCGGCTACGTCGGGATCGAGACCTGCGAGGCGTTGGCGGCGTGGGGGCTCGACGTCCACCTGTTCCAGCGTGGGCCGGCGGTGCTGCCTCCGTTCGGCGAGGCGGTGAGCGAGGCCGTCGCGACGGAACTCCGCGAGCAAGGGGTACAACTCCACCTCGACTGCGAAGTTCGGGCGCTGGTCGGTGACGAGGGAGACGACAGTGCCCTCACGAGCGTCGCACACACGGACGGGGAGACGCCGGTCGATCTGGCGGTCGTGGGTGTCGGCGTCCAGCCGAACGCCGAGATCGCGGCCGACGCGGGGATCGAGACGGCGGCGGCGGGTGCGGTCGCCGTCGACGATTACGGGCGGACGAGCGTGCCGGACGTGTACGCCGCGGGAGACTGTGCGGTCGCGGAGCACGTCGTCACCGGCGAGCGGACGTGGGTCCCGCTGGGGCTGACGGCGAACCGGGCCGGCCGAGCGGTCGGCGCGACGGTCGGTGGCGACCCGACGCCGACCGGCGGCGTCGCCGGAACGGCCGCGGTGAAGGCGTTCGAGGTAGAGTGTGGTCGGACTGGTCTCCTCGACCACGAGGCGGCCCGCGAGGCGGGGTTCGACCCCGTGAGCGAGACGGTGACCGCGAACTCCCGGTCGGGGTACTACCCCGGGGCGGCGGACACGACCGTGACGCTGTGTGCGGACCGCGTGAGCGGGCGGCTCCTCGGCGGCAGCGTCGTCGGCGCGGACCGCGCCGCGGTGCGGATCGACACGGTCGCGACGGCACTCGAAGGTGGCCTGACCGTCGCCGAACTCGAACGGACGGATCTCGCGTACGCACCGCCGTTCTCGCCCGTGTGGGACCCGGTGTTGGTCGCCGCGAAGGTGTTGGCCGGCGAGGTGGCGTGA
- a CDS encoding UPF0058 family protein → MRKNELLHVHGLLLGIAREFTERDVVADDALDTYRELGVTPMSLRAARDDHAEAVLELGGALAAAVDDGDGDEAERTPSEGGVSDGEGSDEETVDESGRVTTESS, encoded by the coding sequence ATGCGGAAGAACGAACTCCTCCACGTCCACGGGCTCCTGTTGGGGATCGCCCGAGAGTTCACCGAGCGTGACGTGGTGGCCGACGACGCACTCGACACGTACCGCGAGCTGGGGGTGACGCCGATGTCGTTGCGTGCGGCCCGCGACGACCACGCCGAGGCAGTCCTGGAGTTGGGCGGAGCGCTGGCGGCGGCAGTCGACGACGGTGACGGCGACGAGGCCGAGCGAACTCCCTCCGAAGGTGGCGTGTCCGACGGGGAGGGGTCCGACGAGGAGACAGTCGACGAGAGTGGTCGTGTGACGACGGAGTCGAGTTGA
- a CDS encoding DUF6338 family protein — MVLGGIQSFKLVTMLLLILPGFAGTKLYLQQVNKRDRYAEIDRFETVVVSVTVSLVGLVILYLIHWLSFGVTSSGVPLATPPGWAELADRVETPLGLLFNYLLLLTFVCGGAFVFGRRGAFISKVPAASNKIWRTLLGSVEIGTSRNVRVKTNSGDVIVGELAAWDHDPRELVLREPRVVGEDGESKEPSGARVYLAESEIARISVDEPGLDERHVGDGDTEPDEDTERLERRVDDEK; from the coding sequence ATGGTGTTGGGTGGGATCCAGAGTTTCAAGCTGGTAACGATGCTGCTGTTGATACTTCCGGGATTCGCTGGGACGAAGCTCTATCTCCAGCAGGTGAACAAGAGAGATCGATACGCCGAAATCGATCGGTTCGAGACTGTGGTCGTCAGTGTCACCGTGAGTCTCGTCGGGCTGGTGATCCTCTACCTGATCCACTGGCTGTCGTTCGGGGTAACCTCGTCTGGGGTTCCGCTTGCGACTCCACCCGGGTGGGCAGAACTGGCCGATCGAGTCGAGACACCACTGGGACTGCTGTTCAACTACCTCTTACTGCTCACGTTCGTCTGCGGAGGTGCGTTCGTTTTCGGGCGGAGGGGTGCTTTCATCTCGAAGGTTCCAGCAGCGTCAAACAAGATCTGGCGTACACTACTTGGGTCCGTAGAGATAGGCACCAGCCGAAACGTGAGAGTCAAAACCAACAGTGGGGATGTCATCGTCGGTGAACTCGCTGCCTGGGATCACGATCCACGTGAGTTGGTGCTACGAGAGCCGAGAGTAGTCGGAGAAGACGGCGAGTCGAAGGAACCCTCTGGAGCACGCGTGTACCTCGCCGAGAGCGAGATTGCCCGTATTTCAGTCGACGAGCCTGGTCTCGACGAGAGGCACGTCGGCGATGGTGACACAGAGCCCGACGAGGATACCGAGCGGCTCGAGAGACGAGTCGACGACGAGAAGTGA
- a CDS encoding DNA mismatch repair protein: protein MSLEGYWGVGPKTADTLRESLGEEAAVAAIESADVRALTDAGVTPGRATRILRRATGEGAMDALATRDARSVYDDLLDLAAEYAVTRHAADRIRVLTPLPDRAARETRLDEVAAARDAWERLGESSREAVVAAFDEYDEAGGTDRAAVEAVLDLRAAGLTGDTFDALGGVDETALREAADALRYLDGDEVATGADDRLDRLRERRDAAAELADSALDVVESVRERGARDADAFQSAAVEYVATETGVGSAEVRAVAPDEARDAADFVGETLRGLVDDLEGRVTDRAATVREELRSAVDGADTDVETAVGAVDDIAFRLSLARFAAAHELIRPRLGGDGVAVVAARNLTLQGEVQPITYAVGDHDLAAGELESGRTSLPAGDRVTVLTGANSGGKTTLLETLCQVTLLAAMGLPVPADAATVGDFDSVVFHRRHASFNAGVLESTLRSIVPPLSGDGRTLMLVDEFEAITEPGRAADLLNGLVELTVDRGAVGVYVTHLAEDLSPLPDAARIDGIFAEGLTDDLDLRVDYQPRFGSLGKSTPEFIVSRLVANADDRTDRRGFERLAAAVGEEAVQQTLADGDWEPDGE from the coding sequence ATGTCACTGGAGGGGTACTGGGGTGTCGGTCCGAAGACGGCCGACACGCTTCGGGAGTCGCTCGGCGAGGAGGCGGCGGTTGCGGCCATCGAGTCGGCGGACGTGCGCGCGCTCACGGACGCCGGGGTCACGCCGGGGCGTGCGACCCGAATCCTGCGGCGTGCGACCGGCGAGGGGGCGATGGACGCCCTCGCGACGCGCGACGCTCGCAGCGTCTACGACGACCTGTTGGACCTCGCGGCAGAGTACGCCGTGACGCGTCACGCCGCCGACCGGATTCGCGTGCTCACCCCGCTGCCCGATCGCGCGGCCCGGGAGACGCGGCTCGACGAGGTCGCGGCCGCTCGCGACGCCTGGGAGCGACTCGGCGAGTCGAGCCGCGAGGCGGTCGTCGCAGCCTTCGACGAGTACGACGAGGCCGGCGGCACCGACCGGGCCGCCGTCGAGGCCGTGCTCGACCTCCGTGCGGCCGGGTTGACCGGCGACACCTTCGACGCACTCGGCGGCGTCGACGAGACGGCACTCCGGGAGGCGGCCGACGCCCTCCGGTACCTCGACGGCGACGAGGTGGCGACGGGGGCAGACGACCGGCTGGATCGACTCCGAGAGCGGCGCGACGCTGCCGCGGAGTTGGCCGACTCCGCACTCGACGTGGTCGAGAGCGTCCGCGAACGCGGAGCACGCGACGCCGACGCGTTCCAGTCGGCCGCGGTGGAGTACGTGGCGACGGAGACCGGCGTCGGGAGCGCGGAGGTGCGTGCCGTCGCCCCCGACGAGGCCAGAGACGCCGCGGACTTCGTCGGCGAGACGCTGCGCGGGCTCGTCGACGACCTCGAGGGGCGGGTGACCGACCGCGCCGCGACGGTGCGCGAGGAGTTACGTAGCGCCGTCGACGGTGCCGACACAGACGTGGAGACGGCCGTCGGGGCGGTCGACGACATCGCGTTCCGACTGTCGCTGGCGCGGTTCGCCGCCGCACACGAGTTGATCCGGCCGCGGCTCGGCGGCGACGGGGTCGCCGTCGTGGCCGCGCGCAACCTCACGCTCCAGGGAGAGGTACAGCCGATCACGTACGCGGTCGGCGACCACGACCTCGCCGCCGGCGAGTTGGAGTCGGGACGGACGAGTCTCCCCGCTGGCGACCGCGTGACGGTGTTGACGGGCGCGAACTCCGGTGGGAAGACGACGCTGCTGGAGACGCTGTGTCAGGTGACGCTGCTGGCGGCGATGGGGCTACCGGTGCCGGCCGACGCGGCGACCGTCGGCGACTTCGACAGCGTCGTCTTCCACCGGCGCCACGCCTCGTTCAACGCCGGGGTGTTGGAGTCGACACTGCGGTCAATCGTTCCGCCGTTGTCCGGCGACGGCCGGACGCTGATGCTCGTCGACGAGTTCGAGGCGATCACGGAACCCGGACGGGCCGCGGACCTCCTGAACGGACTCGTCGAGTTGACCGTCGACCGCGGTGCGGTCGGCGTGTACGTCACTCACCTCGCGGAAGACCTCTCGCCGCTACCGGACGCCGCCCGAATCGACGGCATCTTCGCCGAGGGGTTGACCGACGACCTGGACCTGCGGGTGGACTACCAGCCGCGGTTCGGCAGTCTCGGGAAGTCGACGCCGGAGTTCATCGTCTCGCGGCTGGTCGCCAACGCCGACGACCGGACGGACAGACGGGGGTTCGAACGGCTCGCCGCCGCCGTCGGCGAGGAGGCCGTCCAGCAGACGCTCGCGGACGGCGACTGGGAGCCAGACGGCGAGTGA
- a CDS encoding type 1 glutamine amidotransferase, with protein MTDLRFALLHAAHDDDNTSRNFRREFDATLVEFDANAAELPPPVDPDTAATPGAGEFDAAVITGSRSSVYWDEAWIAELLDWVEDAADAGLPILGVCYGHQVLAEALGGRVAGMDDFEIGYNEVRHDGDTLFDGIDESFTVFTTHGDTVVELPDDAVELACNEYGVHAFRRGRCWGVQFHPEYDRETAREVTEGKRDRLADERVDAVLTGITEEHYAAACEAKRLFDNFERAVRDPQRVEASPRARSP; from the coding sequence GTGACCGACCTGCGATTCGCCCTGTTGCACGCGGCCCACGACGACGACAACACGTCGCGGAACTTCCGCCGGGAGTTCGACGCGACGCTCGTCGAGTTCGACGCGAACGCCGCCGAGTTGCCGCCGCCCGTCGACCCCGACACCGCCGCGACCCCCGGTGCCGGCGAGTTCGACGCCGCCGTGATCACCGGCTCGCGCTCGTCGGTGTACTGGGACGAGGCGTGGATCGCGGAGTTGCTCGACTGGGTGGAGGACGCCGCCGACGCCGGGCTCCCGATCCTGGGCGTCTGTTACGGCCACCAGGTGCTCGCGGAGGCACTCGGCGGGCGCGTCGCGGGGATGGACGACTTCGAGATCGGCTACAACGAGGTCCGGCACGACGGCGACACCCTGTTCGACGGCATCGACGAGTCGTTCACCGTCTTCACGACCCACGGCGACACGGTCGTCGAACTGCCGGACGACGCCGTCGAACTGGCGTGCAACGAGTACGGCGTCCACGCCTTCCGTCGGGGACGCTGTTGGGGCGTCCAGTTCCACCCAGAGTACGACCGCGAGACGGCCCGCGAGGTGACCGAAGGGAAACGCGACCGCCTCGCCGACGAGCGCGTCGACGCCGTCTTGACGGGGATCACCGAGGAGCACTACGCGGCCGCCTGCGAGGCGAAGCGACTGTTCGACAACTTCGAGCGGGCGGTCCGCGACCCACAGCGAGTCGAGGCGTCACCACGAGCCCGGTCTCCGTGA
- a CDS encoding alpha/beta fold hydrolase, whose amino-acid sequence MPYATAGDCRIYYETDGRGSVDGTETVVFLGDLGFGPWQWAWQAGSLAGPFETVVPTTRGCGRSDAPAGPYDVTDLVGDLEAVLADVGVRSAHLVGAGLGGLVAVHAARRLARPEKLVLLGTPPAGTEYDTEALAADPADEAALRATTETALSASFREARPEAVDRIVGWRGDEDATPDARTAQAAALREADATDWLYEVTNDALVVHGRADEICPPAAGEALARDLPGGEFVGIDDAGHLVGIEAARPVNDRLHAFLGE is encoded by the coding sequence GTGCCGTACGCGACTGCCGGAGACTGTCGGATCTACTACGAGACGGACGGACGGGGGAGCGTCGACGGGACCGAGACGGTCGTCTTCCTCGGGGACCTCGGGTTCGGGCCGTGGCAGTGGGCCTGGCAGGCGGGGTCGCTCGCGGGGCCGTTCGAGACGGTCGTCCCGACCACCCGCGGCTGTGGCCGCTCGGACGCCCCGGCGGGGCCGTACGACGTGACGGATCTCGTCGGCGACCTGGAGGCGGTGTTGGCGGACGTGGGCGTCCGCTCGGCACACCTCGTCGGCGCGGGACTCGGTGGGCTCGTCGCCGTCCACGCCGCACGCCGACTGGCGCGCCCGGAGAAACTCGTGTTGCTCGGGACGCCCCCGGCGGGGACGGAGTACGACACCGAAGCACTGGCGGCCGATCCGGCCGACGAGGCGGCGCTGCGGGCGACGACGGAGACGGCGCTGTCGGCGTCGTTCCGCGAGGCTCGGCCCGAGGCCGTCGACCGGATCGTCGGGTGGCGCGGCGACGAGGACGCGACGCCGGACGCACGGACCGCGCAGGCGGCGGCGCTGCGCGAGGCGGACGCGACGGACTGGCTGTACGAGGTGACGAACGACGCCCTGGTGGTCCACGGGCGTGCAGACGAGATCTGTCCGCCAGCGGCGGGCGAGGCGTTGGCGCGTGACCTCCCCGGCGGGGAGTTCGTCGGGATCGACGACGCCGGCCACCTCGTCGGGATCGAGGCAGCCCGCCCGGTGAACGACCGTCTCCACGCGTTCCTCGGCGAGTGA
- a CDS encoding sensor histidine kinase — protein MSDRNYSPVGRGGSPGRPVLGEHSADSGRRLAASGAVDRDHDEEGAGNDGESSGDASGDDATGSADEERDRAVATAAGMAHDLRNSLNVLSGSLDDLAADEDADSATVDRCRTAVDRMETLIDDHLTLARVGEAAVETERVSVRAAAATAWETVRTDRARLVVETDAVVVADESRLVGLFENLFRNAVEHGTETGAARSTTEEASSDGDAGDRETGASERDEDEVSSVDPSVTVTVRWVDGGLAVDDDGPGVPEELRATVFEPGYTTARDGTGLGLAIVATVADAHGWVVRVADSPTGGARVVCDGVERVDG, from the coding sequence GTGTCGGACCGTAACTACTCGCCGGTCGGACGGGGCGGGAGCCCCGGCCGACCGGTGCTGGGGGAGCACAGTGCCGACTCCGGGCGCCGCCTCGCGGCGTCGGGAGCGGTAGATCGTGACCACGACGAGGAGGGTGCGGGCAACGACGGCGAGTCGAGCGGCGACGCGAGCGGAGACGACGCGACGGGGAGCGCGGACGAGGAGCGAGACCGTGCCGTCGCGACCGCCGCGGGGATGGCCCACGACCTGCGGAACTCGTTGAACGTCCTCTCCGGGTCGTTGGACGACCTCGCGGCGGACGAGGACGCGGACTCGGCGACCGTCGACCGGTGTCGCACCGCCGTCGACCGGATGGAGACGTTGATCGACGACCACCTCACGCTCGCCAGAGTCGGCGAGGCGGCCGTCGAGACGGAGCGTGTGTCCGTCCGCGCGGCGGCCGCGACCGCCTGGGAGACGGTCCGGACCGACCGTGCGCGCCTCGTCGTCGAGACGGACGCCGTCGTCGTCGCCGACGAGTCGCGGCTCGTCGGCCTCTTCGAGAACCTGTTCCGCAACGCCGTCGAGCACGGGACGGAGACGGGTGCGGCACGGTCGACGACCGAGGAGGCGTCGAGCGACGGCGACGCCGGCGATCGCGAGACTGGAGCGAGCGAGCGCGACGAGGACGAGGTGTCGAGCGTCGACCCGTCGGTGACGGTGACGGTCCGGTGGGTCGACGGCGGGCTCGCCGTCGACGACGACGGGCCGGGAGTCCCCGAGGAGTTGCGCGCGACCGTGTTCGAACCGGGGTACACGACCGCTCGCGACGGGACCGGGCTGGGGCTCGCCATCGTCGCGACGGTCGCGGACGCTCACGGCTGGGTGGTGCGCGTCGCCGACAGTCCCACCGGCGGGGCTCGCGTCGTCTGCGACGGCGTCGAGCGCGTCGACGGGTGA